Proteins co-encoded in one Plasmodium reichenowi strain SY57 chromosome 10, whole genome shotgun sequence genomic window:
- a CDS encoding hypothetical protein (conserved Plasmodium protein, unknown function) encodes MSDSAQVFMDNVYHLTGYLHRLLFLMKELDKKEHKINIGIERKEEVYLEKLYYAHKNKLENHIKHNYENSNTDSHDSHNEDNNAKKHDISIENVLKKMKKKKKSDLCINHDNHLNYEGNERKNLDKENNNMDMSNDFIKEEEANNIENIKNEGYVQSDEKKIKIKIKQDCIDIKENGNCDDNNNNNNNNTDDNNNVDDNNHHAKENKYKKKNSTISNDNYKMDEHANFNHTEENSNDGLYNSVNFKNNVISEGKEQSRKEQEKKQNEENEKNEKNEKKEENEKNEKNEKNEEKETKEDPTMNPVFNNNDIKQNILKEDEKDIDFLFNDEEMNKYLNEIINDREQCMALLREKICINNQIAYMIKHDYEKLKKQYDKLYTEMEMNGEVLPHMFNSSKNKYTTTEYDEYYNVKNKNIYAMDYHQYEDTYDMVSYMNKTKEEEEEQEEEEEEEEEEEEQEKEEEKDEYEENDDIEEEEEDDDDEDEKEKINKKKKKKERHIKDEQNKDKYGKDKNVKDKNVKDKNVKDKNVKDKNVKDKNAKDKIIKEEKEGQNDIQEYESESSKHNIPRKSLSKKHSIKYDDEYIPYISDKVKRYKKHKKNKTQNDEPSSKSNKIGIGKMDGEKKNDDIKNNDDIKNNDDIKNNDDIKNNDDIKNNDDIKNNDDIKRNDDVKNNDDVKNNDNVQNNDDVINNDDVKNNDNVQNIDDVQNIDDVKNNDDIKNIEGVKKNKESKLHNVKKNEDGNKSKEINQNSDMNKSNEINKNKSYEKIKSKSVDFNKNVLNTEKIKSKSVEYNKNIINTEKAKSKSKSVEINKNSKAINKSKNNDNKNKYKTKNKSKNVNINTDHTNNYNNNNNNNNYKHVIKNCSNIQTNKNNSEENKTTNHAKKNESLSSNTSSLFNKNQNEETTLGNLTKNEK; translated from the coding sequence atgtCGGACTCTGCTCAAGTGTTTATGGACAATGTCTATCATTTAACAGGGTATTTACACAGATTGCTTTTTCTTATGAAAGAGCTAGATAAAAAGgaacataaaataaatataggAATTGAAAGGAAAGAAGAGGTATATTTAGAAAAGTTGTATTATGCTcacaaaaataaattggaaaatcatataaaacataattatgaaaattcAAATACAGATTCTCATGATTCACATAATGAGGATAATAATGCAAAAAAACATGACATATCTATAGAAAATGTGTtgaaaaagatgaaaaaaaaaaaaaaaagcgATCTTTGTATAAATCATGATAATCATTTGAATTATGAAGGGAAcgaaagaaaaaatttagataaggaaaataataatatggatatGTCAAATGATTTTATTAAAGAGGAGGAGgcaaataatattgaaaatataaaaaatgaaggATATGTACAAAgtgatgaaaaaaaaataaaaataaaaataaaacaagattgtatagatataaaagaaaatggGAATTGTGatgataacaataataataataataataatactgatgataataataatgttgatgataataatcATCATGCAAAAgagaataaatataaaaaaaaaaatagtaCCATTTCAAATGATAACTATAAAATGGATGAACATGCTAATTTTAATCATACGGAAGAAAATTCGAACGATGGCTTATATAACAGTGtgaattttaaaaataatgttattTCAGAGGGAAAAGAACAAAGTAGGAAAGAACAAGAAAAGaaacaaaatgaagaaaatgaaaaaaatgaaaaaaatgaaaaaaaagaagaaaatgaaaaaaatgaaaaaaatgaaaaaaatgaagagaAGGAAACAAAAGAAGATCCTACGATGAATCCtgtttttaataataatgatataaaacaaaatatattaaaagaggatgaaaaagatatagattttttatttaatgacgaagaaatgaataaatatttaaacgaaataataaatgatagAGAGCAGTGTATGGCATTATTGAgggaaaaaatatgtattaataatcAAATTGCATATATGATAAAACATgattatgaaaaattaaaaaaacaatatgaTAAACTTTATACAGAAATGGAAATGAACGGAGAAGTATTACCACATATGTTCAACtcttcaaaaaataaatatacaacaactgaatatgatgaatattataatgtaaagaataaaaatatttatgcTATGGATTATCATCAATATGAAGATACCTATGATATGGTAAGCTATATGaacaaaacaaaagaaGAGGAAGAAGAACAggaagaagaagaagagGAAGAGGAAGAGGAAGAAGAACAGGAAAAAGAGgaagaaaaagatgaatatgaagaaaatgacGATAttgaagaagaagaagaagatgatgatgatgaagatgaaaaggaaaaaataaacaaaaagaaaaaaaaaaaagaacgTCATATTAAGGACgaacaaaataaagataaatatggtaaagataaaaatgttaaGGATAAAAATGTTAAGGATAAAAATGTCAAAGATAAAAATGTCAAAGACAAAAATGTTAAGGATAAAAATGCTAAggataaaattataaaagaagaaaaagaaggaCAAAATGACATACAAGAATATGAATCTGAAAGTAGTAAACATAATATTCCAAGAAAAAGCTTAAGTAAAAAACATTCAATtaaatatgatgatgaaTATATTCCATATATTTCGGATAAAGTAAAAAGATACAaaaaacacaaaaaaaacaaaacacAAAACGATGAGCCTTCAAGCAAATCAAACAAAATTGGAATTGGAAAAATGGAtggagaaaaaaaaaatgacgacataaaaaataatgacgacataaaaaataatgacgacataaaaaataatgacgacataaaaaataatgacgacataaaaaataatgacgacataaaaaataatgatgacataaaaaggaatgacgacgtaaaaaataatgacgacgtaaaaaataatgacaacgtacaaaataatgacgacgtaataaataatgacgacgtaaaaaataatgacaaCGTACAAAATATTGACGACGTACAAAATATTGACGAcgtaaaaaataatgacgacataaaaaatattgagggggttaaaaaaaataaggaaaGCAAACTGCATAacgtaaaaaaaaatgaagatgGGAATAAAAGCAAGGAAATAAATCAGAATAGTGACATGAACAAAAGTAATGagattaataaaaataaaagttatgaaaaaataaaaagtaagAGTGTagattttaataaaaatgtattaaatacagaaaaaataaaaagtaagAGTGtagaatataataaaaatataataaatacagAAAAAGCTAAAAGTAAAAGCAAAAGTGTtgaaattaataaaaatagcAAAGCTATTAAcaaaagtaaaaataatgataataaaaataaatataaaacaaaaaataaaagtaaaaatgtaaatataaatactgACCATActaataattataataataataataataataataattataagcATGTAATTAAAAATTGTTCAAACAtacaaacaaataaaaataactcagaagaaaataaaactACAAATCATGCAAAAAAGAATGAGAGTTTATCATCCAATACGTcatctttatttaataaaaatcaaaatgaaGAAACAACTTTAGGAaatttaacaaaaaatgaaaaataa
- a CDS encoding hypothetical protein (conserved Plasmodium protein, unknown function): MASDMEEKFREAFILFSSCSDHIEMHNFLELMNSFGIILTNDEKAALPNDINMDYWLNFAKKHYNYEQPFKHINNVNEQNTNVQIKIDNFLGIMKALDTRLTESDLNILLQITNPENKSTLNLKTVSQKLTESI, translated from the exons ATGGCATCTGATATGGAAGAAAAATTTAGAGAAGCTTTTATTCTCTTCAGCTCATGCAGTGACCATATTGAGATGCATAATTTTTTGGAATTAATGAATTCATTTGGAATTATCTTAACAAATGATGAAAAGGCAGCCTTACCAAAC GATATTAACATGGATTACTGGTTAAACTTTGCTAAGAAACATTACAACTATGAACAACCatttaaacatattaataatgtGAATGAGCAAAATACAAATGTTCAAATTAAAATTGATAACTTCCTTGGG ATTATGAAAGCTTTAGATACCAGATTGACTGAGAGCGATTTAAATATCTTATTACAAATAACTAATCCAGAAAATAAATCAACCTTAAACCTTAAGACAGTATCACAAAAATTAACGGAATCGATATAA
- a CDS encoding 26S proteasome regulatory subunit p55, putative, translating into MDDNTANIIGSHDNILTDPRITQDCSAETNELLNKAEQHFKVGELDMIVEELLLLEKKCRQSYDGISTSKICCFILNKYKEIGNYSKVNEYLIFFNKKRGQLKRTIIDIINLCKGWIEDISNKVVKLNLINTLCLVSEGKIFVEVERSEVIRMLSKIKEEDGNIEEAANILQDVQVETFISMNKRDKTEYILEQMRLVLLRKDFIRCHVISRKINPSLLNTEEFADLKLKYYMYMIEYYINEESYSDVAKCYEERFHTDIVLNDRNLWIDEMKCYIIFLILSPYDEQQNKLSNLLKIQKKKLKEISIYQNLVQDFIEQDLIQWPLPYQEELFKFFIFNDSIFLGGQNRKDLFKKKVMHHNIHVISNCYDQISLNRLAQLLNASVEDSENLLSELVSAKFINSKIDRLNGIIKFGQKKNPENLLNSWSLQINDILDLLEESSHLIQKERMLHEAKLKRIQLENKKMTL; encoded by the exons ATGGATGATAATACAGCTAACATAATTGGATCtcatgataatattttaacaGACCCAAGGATAACACAAGATTGTAGTGCTGAGACGAATGAATTGTTAAACAAAGCAGAACAGCATTTCAAg GTTGGAGAACTTGATATGATTGTTGAGGAACTTCTATTGTTAGAAAAGAAATGCAGACAATCGTATGATGGGATATCTACTAGTAAGATATgttgttttattttgaataaatataaagagATTGGTAACTATAGTAAGGTTAATGAATAtctcatattttttaacaaaaaaagagggcaattaaaaagaacgataatagatataataaatttatgtAAAGGTTGGATAGAAGATATATCAAATAAAGTAGtgaaattaaatttaataaatacattatGTTTAGTTAGTGAAGGTAAAATATTTGTAGAGGTGGAAAGATCTGAAGTTATACGTATGTTAtctaaaataaaagaagaagatgGTAATATTGAAGAAGCAGCAAATATTTTACAAGATGTACAAGTAGAAACCTTTATATCAATGAATAAAAGAGATAAAACAGAATATATCTTAGAACAAATGAGATTAGTGTTATTAAGAAAAGATTTTATTAGATGTCATGTTATAAGTAGAAAAATTAATCCATCTTTATTAAATACTGAAGAATTTGCTgatttaaaattaaaatattatatgtatatgattgaatattatataaatgaagaatCTTATTCAGATGTAGCAAAATGTTATGAAGAAAGATTTCATACAGATATTGTTTTAAATGATCGAAACTTATGGATTGATGAAATgaaatgttatattatatttttaatattatcacCATATGATGAacaacaaaataaattatccaatttattaaagatacaaaaaaaaaaattaaaagaaatatcTATATATCAAAATCTTGTACAAGATTTTATTGAACAAGATTTAATACAATGGCCTCTACCATATCAAgaagaattatttaaattctttatattcAATGATTCCATATTTCTAGGAGGACAAAATAGAAAAGATctctttaaaaaaaaagtcaTGCATCATAATATACATGTTATATCAAATTGTTATGATCAAATATCTTTAAATAGATTAGCTCAATTATTAAACGCTTCAGTCGAAGACTCagaaaatttattatcagAATTAGTATCGGCGAAATTTATCAATTCTAAAATAGATAGATTAAATggtattataaaatttggacaaaaaaaaaatcctGAAAATCTATTAAATTCTTGGTCTCTACAAATTAACGATATATTAGACCTTCTAGAGGAATCTTCACACTTAATACAAAAGGAGAGAATGCTCCATGAGGCAAAGCTAAAAAGAATACAGCtggaaaataaaaaaatgactctataa
- a CDS encoding hypothetical protein (conserved Plasmodium protein, unknown function) — MKDTKLSEWKYLNLVNLIKKMELCQKDLLEYQRMEIKIGKQKEDKQNKQDKQNKQDKQNKQDKQNKQNKQNKQNKQNKQNKQDKQNKQDKQNKQDKQNKQNKQNKQDKEEKKKKKKEVLHKKIKCKNKTKNKNTLRKNEKIIMLKSIKKNNSRKGPVTLRGKLDEEEKKKIIKNKIKNKIKKKIKTEFSKTYVLRKNIITNKNDMMNVYNNSMNDDKFFFYSKKFIKRKTSKTFKSNKYVTSVPHHVDNKRKKQEQKNNNKNYNIKHNNILCTSSTNNKLEIKNNSNDKYFKLKKKKKKKIYIHMNPKMSQKTHTFVILNSSKQKKNEKKNKKKIHLKVQGKKKRCVPNSLFHINQKKLYQNDKKIYGKNKINKNALYKIKYVKCNRNNISKDKIYFHNTDSHKKPSQDEHIKLKTCRALLNALNRTSCIIFTKKKKREKTYKINK, encoded by the coding sequence atgaaggATACAAAATTATCCGAGTGGAAGTATTTAAACTTGgtaaatttaataaaaaaaatggaattGTGTCAAAAAGATTTGTTGGAATATCAAAGAatggaaataaaaataggaaaacaaaaagaagATAAACAAAACAAACAAGATAAACAAAACAAACAAGATAAACAAAACAAACAAGATAAACAAAACAAACAAAACAAACAAAACAAACAAAACAAACAAAACAAACAAAACAAACAAGATAAACAAAACAAACAAGATAAACAAAACAAACAAGATAAACAAAACAAACAAAACAAACAAAACAAACAAGATAAagaagagaaaaaaaaaaagaaaaaagaagtATTACACAAAAAGATAAAgtgtaaaaataaaacgaaaaataaaaataccTTAAGGAAAAAcgaaaaaattatcatgctgaaaagtataaaaaaaaataattcaagAAAAGGTCCCGTAACTTTAAGGGGAAAATtagatgaagaagaaaaaaaaaaaataataaaaaataaaataaaaaataaaataaaaaaaaaaataaagacCGAATTCTCTAAAACATATGTActaagaaaaaatattataacaaataaaaatgatatgatgaacgtatataataattctatgaatgatgataaattctttttctattcaaaaaaatttataaaaagaaaaacgAGCAAGACATTTAAATCAAATAAGTATGTAACAAGTGTTCCTCATCATGtagataataaaagaaaaaaacaagaacaaaaaaacaataataaaaattataatattaaacataataacatattatgtacatcatctacaaataataagttagagataaaaaataattcaaacgataaatattttaaattaaaaaaaaaaaaaaaaaaaaaaatatatatacacatgAATCCTAAAATGTCACAAAAGACACATACCTTTGTTATTCTCAATTCTTctaaacaaaaaaaaaatgaaaagaaaaacaaaaaaaaaattcatttgAAAGTAcaagggaaaaaaaaaagatgtgtacctaattctttatttcatataaacCAAAAGAAACTATATCAAAACgataagaaaatatatggaaaaaataaaattaacaaaaatgctctttacaaaataaaatatgtaaaatgtaataggaataatatatcaaaggataaaatttatttccATAATACAGACAGTCACAAGAAACCATCCCAAGATGAACATATTAAGCTGAAAACATGTAGAGCTCTTTTGAACGCCTTAAATCGTACAAgttgtataatttttacaaagaaaaagaaaagggAAAAGACgtacaaaataaataaataa
- a CDS encoding hypothetical protein (conserved Plasmodium protein, unknown function), which translates to MLSIHLKVYDKLNYINKLTLCHGYNIIYKKNYSSGSEYSSNISRIFYHLNEKLKNVTEQLRRKHEDRNKKEKDKNNNIKVNIINKSERYIKNENVNDVKDNEQISYIKDPFEMDIMYECSKEKKLIYIYKQYDKIICKINYDKMMGRDLSYCMNILSKIKYFKDHIFWYKASNKLIKGYMIHRINIQSYYIIANALSNIHLLYDIKNKNIQYKNHKQIFNKHIMNQSICNNKIMNNNLQYHQVPYENIKNESSSPFRYISFKDKIILEDDKSILEDDKIILEDDKSILEDDKIILENDKSNICKYHNIYDQIAYRFIIDIQNMNLDSISCTINLFSKMNLLKYNLLGYYFADYFVLYLINHNKNNNNNNDNNNDNNNDNNNNDNNNNDNNNNDNHNNNNHYNNNNDKNHKKFISQNKSSSTIFSYLMNKNKCVDISPNKCNISKLVIILHSLVKSNVIHIEFFYICLQYFNKYFIHLNNIDICNILYSFSRCQLAIKSNHTINKLCMRKRITDTCFQNFVNNIIKKLNIYNEYYSTNQIKNMENMYNVYYDYFHRLKNNLLSLSSPTDFFLCINNYGKLDKLKCWNVLNKIINHIEKNEKILNNFTSLQISSIILSICKLKINSLNIFYALNYRVHYLWRYFSLHSIADYLYAINERNIYDEQISFLLFHQFVRIVKWKYLQYMENKLCIGSINNGMYKNKIKQNNQGIIYLLLLNVENDDKNNNNEILKKKRKKKLHLLSDSDISMCIRIFQSFSKFDIIKNINMFLYYYHIYFPYDISTICIKYDKLVNKNKILMRDILEMDILMKRNTCNDEIQIKTTNQEATICCNNNQNYNYNYNIFKSGNHFNLYNNKEGQNIYHNFMSYQQNEQEDDKHFWMNLNLYPKKSLLFLHSYKKYIDILMLYTLRTFFFLIFQHYHIITLDKKCLLCYFMLSVPHFLCPFELYNKNNLLVNIYNIKYMNKHTNNNHMDNNIYPFKLYFKKKFKTFNIYIPASAYILFDILYNMELHKLNEITIRQIYTCLLCLHLNIINFCYCIRPYHNKKNKKNNHDNNNNNNNNNNNTLLLHKEFIFHLLSLNMLKKMNSFLDHVNQNRTQQNEINLSSRTHNEVYNYLKSLIGSNMFYKKGKKINQKSEYIVGPFVLDCVIEFL; encoded by the exons ATGCTTTCTATACATCTTAAAGTGtatgataaattaaattatattaataaattaacaTTGTGTCATggttataatattatttataaaaagaacTACAGCTCAGGATCTGAATATTCTTCAAACATAAGTCGCatattttatcatcttaatgaaaaattaaaaaatgtaacaGAACAATTAAGAAGAAAACATGAGGAcagaaataaaaaagagaaagacaaaaataataatattaaagtaaatataataaataaatcagaaagatatataaaaaatgaaaatgttAATGATGTAAAGGATAATGAGCAAATAAGTTATATCAAGGATCCTTTTGAAATGGATATTATGTATGAATGttcaaaagaaaaaaaattaatatatatatataagcaatatgataaaataatttgtaaaataaattatgataaaatgATGGGAAGAGATTTATCTTATTGTATGAATATACtttcaaaaataaaatattttaaagatCATATTTTTTGGTATAAAGCATCGAATAAGTTAATAAAAGGGTATATGATTCATAGAATTAATATACAGagttattatataatagCTAATGCTTTAAGTAATATACATTTgttatatgatataaaaaacaaaaatatccaatataaaaatcataaacaaatatttaataaacatataatgaatcaaagtatatgtaataataaaattatgaacAATAATTTACAATACCATCAAGTAccatatgaaaatattaaaaacgAGTCCTCATCACCTTTTCgttatatatcttttaaagataaaattatattagaagatgataaaagtatattagaagatgataaaattatattagaagatgataaaagtatattagaagatgataaaattatattagaaaatgataaaagtaatatttgtaagtatcataatatatatgatcaAATAGCTTATAGATTTATTATagatatacaaaatatgaATTTGGATAGTATAAGCTGTACGATCAATTTATTTTCCAAAATGAATTTGTTGAAATATAATTTGCTTGGTTATTATTTTGCTgattattttgttttatatttaattaatcataataaaaataacaacaataataatgacaataataatgacaataataatgacaacaataataatgacaacaataataatgacaacaataataatgacaaccataataataacaatcattacaacaataataatgataagaATCACAAAAAATTTATCTCACAAAACAAATCTTCCAGTACCATCTTCTCATACCTTATgaataaaaacaaatgtGTTGATATATCTCCTAACAAATGTAATATCTCCAAACTTGTTATCATTTTACATTCCTTAGTCAAATCTAATGTTATTCATAtagaatttttttatatctgtcttcaatattttaataaatattttattcatctaaacaatattgatatatgtaatatattatattcctTCTCTAGGTGTCAACTAGCTATAAAGAGTAATCATACAATTAACAAATTGTGCATGCGTAAAAGAATAACGGATACTTGTTTTCaaaattttgtaaataatataataaaaaaattaaatatatataatgaatattattctacgaatcaaataaaaaatatggaaaatatgTACAATGTATATTATGATTACTTCCATAggttaaaaaataatttgttatcattatcatcaccaacagattttttcctttgtataaataattatggTAAGCTTGACAAATTGAAATGTTGGAatgtattaaataaaataataaatcatatagagaaaaatgaaaaaattttaaataattttacatCTCTACAGATATCATcaattatattatctatatgtaaattaaaaataaattctttgaatattttttatgcTTTAAATTATAGAGTTCATTATTTATGGAGATATTTTTCCTTACATAGTATAGCtgattatttatatgcTATAAAcgaaagaaatatatatgacgAACAaatatcctttttattatttcatcaATTTGTAAGGATAGTTAAGTGGAAGTATTTACAatatatggaaaataaATTGTGTATTGGATCCATAAATAATGGcatgtataaaaataaaataaaacaaaataatcaaggaattatatatcttttattattaaatgtaGAGAATGATGACAAgaacaataataatgaaatattaaaaaaaaaaagaaaaaaaaagttgCATTTATTAAGCGATAGTGATATATCCATGTGTATACGAATTTTTCAATCTTTTTCAAAGtttgatattataaaaaatataaatatgtttttatattattatcatatatattttccgTATGATATATCAACAATATGCATAAAATATGACAAATTggtaaataaaaacaaaatacTTATGCGTGATATCCTTGAAATGGATATTTTGATGAAACGTAATACATGTAATGATgaaatacaaataaaaacCACTAATCAAGAAGCTACCATTtgttgtaataataatcaaaattataattataattataatatttttaaaagtggtaatcattttaatttatataataataaagagGGGCAAAATATATACCACAATTTCATGTCCTATCAACAAAACGAACAAGAGGATGATAAACATTTCTGGATGAATTTAAATCTATATCCTAAAAAatccttattatttttacattcatataaaaaatatatagatatacTTATGTTATATACACTTCGtacatttttctttttaatttttcaacattatcatattataacattagataaaaaatgtttgttatgttattttatgttGAGTGTACCACATTTCTTGTGCCCATTTGAactatataataagaataatttattggtaaatatttataacataaaatatatgaataaacatacaaataataatcatatggataataatatatatccattcaaattatattttaaaaaaaaattcaaaacttttaatatatacataccAGCATCAGCTTATATACTCTTCGACATATTATACAACATGGAACTTCATAAACTCAACGAAATTACTATAAgacaaatatatacatgtcTATTATGTttacatttaaatataataaacttTTGTTATTGTATTCGACCATACcacaacaaaaaaaacaaaaaaaataatcatgacaataataataataataataataataataataatactttGTTGTTACATaaagaatttatatttcatctattatcattaaatatgttaaaaaaaatgaattcATTTCTTGATCATGTTAACCAAAATAGGACCcaacaaaatgaaattaatttaagctcaa gGACCCATAATGAAGTATATAATTACTTGAAGTCATTAATAGGTAGTAACatgttttataaaaaaggaaagaaaataaatcaGAAATCTGAATATATTGTTGGTCCGTTCGTATTg GACTGCGTTATTGAATTTTTGTAA